One Triticum dicoccoides isolate Atlit2015 ecotype Zavitan chromosome 5B, WEW_v2.0, whole genome shotgun sequence genomic window carries:
- the LOC119306065 gene encoding uncharacterized protein LOC119306065 codes for MSTVWPAIDMGAIEAIIASAKPLLKVSIDSHAQPDALERISRLLGGAAVNCIFDATFADRFKGTLDDLVDKLEYVTRKLDNLTARLQAMRRPKDHCKGSRRCVSPAGQLAGLHGNDLFRTLMTLQLPAAAPAEFYLEVALAAQSLIVHDQFDISIHVCDRIVFRANTTATKEYNIMAFKDHRNTLEKFVQEHIDLADAAATSRRPTGLAK; via the coding sequence ATGTCAACAGTGTGGCCGGCCATTGACATGGGGGCGATAGAGGCGATTATTGCGAGCGCCAAACCTCTTCTGAAGGTGTCCATAGACTCCCACGCGCAGCCCGATGCTCTGGAACGCATCAGTCGGTTGCTGGGTGGTGCCGCAGTAAATTGCATCTTCGACGCCACCTTTGCCGATCGGTTCAAAGGGACGTTGGACGACTTGGTTGACAAATTGGAGTATGTCACTAGGAAGCTGGACAACCTCACTGCTCGCCTCCAGGCCATGCGCCGCCCTAAAGACCACTGCAAAGGCAGCCGCCGCTGCGTCTCCCCTGCTGGCCAGCTCGCGGGCCTCCATGGAAATGATCTCTTCCGCACGCTGATGACCCTGCAGCTGCCCGCGGCCGCACCTGCGGAGTTCTATCTTGAGGTTGCTCTTGCCGCGCAGAGCCTCATCGTGCATGACCAGTTTGACATTTCCATCCACGTCTGTGATAGGATCGTCTTCAGGGCCAACACTACGGCGACCAAAGAGTACAACATCATGGCCTTCAAGGACCACAGGAATACCTTGGAGAAGTTTGTTCAAGAGCACATTGACCTGGCCGATGCCGCTGCCACTTCACGTCGACCCACTGGCCTAGCGAAGTAA